A portion of the Streptomyces sp. NBC_00376 genome contains these proteins:
- a CDS encoding aldo/keto reductase: protein MSQVPSITLNNGVEMPQLGFGVWQVPDDEATKAVTTAIESGYRSIDTAAIYENERGTGRAIAASGVAREELFVTTKLWNSEQGHDSTLRAFDASLDKLGLDYVDLYLIHWPVPAKDAYVDTYKAFERIHADGRAKAIGVSNFLPEHLERLLGETSVVPVINQIELHPQLQQAESRAFHAKHAIVTEAWSPLGQGKGLLEVPTVVAIARKHDRTPAQVVLRWHLQTGNVVIPKSVTPSRIAENIDVFGFELDADDLAAFAALDEGKRLGPNPGEFNVA from the coding sequence GTGAGCCAGGTCCCCTCCATCACTCTCAACAATGGCGTCGAGATGCCGCAGCTCGGTTTCGGTGTCTGGCAGGTGCCGGACGACGAGGCCACGAAGGCGGTCACCACCGCCATCGAGTCCGGGTACCGGAGCATCGACACCGCCGCGATCTACGAGAACGAGCGGGGCACCGGTCGGGCGATCGCGGCCTCCGGCGTCGCACGCGAAGAGCTGTTCGTCACCACGAAGCTGTGGAACAGCGAGCAGGGCCACGACTCGACCCTGCGCGCCTTCGACGCCTCGCTCGACAAGCTGGGGCTGGACTACGTGGATCTGTACCTGATCCACTGGCCGGTGCCGGCCAAGGACGCGTACGTCGACACGTACAAGGCGTTCGAGCGGATCCACGCCGACGGACGTGCGAAGGCCATCGGTGTCTCGAACTTCCTTCCCGAGCACCTGGAGCGGCTGCTCGGCGAGACGTCCGTGGTCCCGGTGATCAACCAGATCGAGCTCCACCCGCAGCTCCAGCAGGCCGAGTCGCGCGCCTTCCACGCCAAGCACGCCATCGTGACCGAGGCGTGGTCGCCGCTGGGCCAGGGCAAGGGCCTCCTGGAGGTCCCGACGGTCGTCGCGATCGCCCGGAAACACGACCGCACGCCCGCCCAGGTGGTGCTCCGCTGGCACCTCCAGACCGGCAATGTGGTGATCCCGAAGTCCGTGACGCCGTCCCGGATCGCGGAGAACATCGATGTGTTCGGCTTCGAGCTGGACGCCGACGACCTGGCCGCGTTCGCCGCACTGGACGAGGGCAAGCGCCTCGGCCCGAACCCCGGCGAGTTCAACGTCGCCTGA
- a CDS encoding RICIN domain-containing protein: protein MSGDTAPAVAAGRYLLRNVASGLLLEVRGSAKGGGAPVQQGSESGSAAQQWQLSPVHEGAALHYLVNVHSGKRLDVANASTENGAVIQQWRANNYGAQEWLIERHLEAPGVVTLVSFISGLVLEVADGSKADGARVQQWEDTDSPGQWWRLEPVRDATGA from the coding sequence ATGAGCGGGGACACCGCGCCCGCCGTCGCGGCGGGCCGCTACCTGCTGCGCAATGTGGCCAGCGGGCTGCTGCTGGAGGTGCGCGGCTCCGCCAAGGGCGGCGGCGCCCCGGTCCAGCAGGGCTCGGAGAGCGGTTCGGCGGCCCAGCAGTGGCAGCTCTCGCCCGTGCACGAGGGCGCCGCGCTCCACTATCTGGTCAATGTCCACAGCGGAAAGCGTCTGGATGTCGCCAACGCCTCCACCGAGAACGGCGCCGTGATCCAGCAGTGGCGGGCCAACAACTACGGCGCCCAGGAATGGCTGATCGAGCGGCATCTGGAGGCGCCGGGGGTGGTGACCCTGGTCAGCTTCATCAGCGGGCTCGTCCTCGAAGTGGCCGACGGCAGCAAGGCCGACGGCGCGCGTGTCCAGCAGTGGGAGGACACCGACTCCCCCGGCCAGTGGTGGCGGTTGGAGCCGGTGCGGGACGCCACCGGCGCATAG
- a CDS encoding CaiB/BaiF CoA transferase family protein has translation MQNTPATPDTGATPAAAPSQTRIPDGRPVRTPVPGPLSGVVVADFGRVLAAPYATMLLADLGADVIKVERPGAGDDTRAWGPPHAHGESTYFLSVNRNKRSFAIDLGTPEGRRDAHALVRRADVLFENFRPGTMDKYGLSYAQAEALNPGIVYCSVTGFGSGEGAGLPGYDLLLQAVGGLMSVTGPAPGQPVKTGVALVDVLTGLHAAVGVMAALRHRDATGEGQHVEVDLLSSLLSSMVNQAGGYTLAGQVPGILGNRHPSIAPYEVYRAADRPLVVAVGNDRQFQALCRGLGAEELATDPRFVSNADRVAHVDALAEEVSTRLAARTAAEWFATLTPLGVPCGPVNDLAGAFDLAERLGLSPQVTPADADPDDPMRLVANPIGLSRTPPRYERRPPRVGEHTEDLRRWLDG, from the coding sequence ATGCAGAACACCCCAGCCACCCCGGACACCGGAGCGACCCCGGCGGCCGCCCCGTCGCAGACGCGCATTCCGGACGGTCGCCCGGTGAGAACGCCCGTTCCCGGCCCCCTTTCGGGTGTCGTGGTCGCCGACTTCGGGCGGGTGCTGGCCGCTCCGTACGCCACGATGCTCCTCGCCGACCTCGGCGCCGACGTCATCAAGGTGGAGCGTCCCGGCGCGGGCGACGACACCCGGGCCTGGGGGCCGCCCCACGCCCATGGGGAGTCGACGTACTTCCTGTCCGTGAACCGCAACAAACGGTCCTTCGCCATCGATCTCGGCACACCGGAAGGGCGCCGCGACGCCCATGCGCTGGTGCGCCGGGCCGATGTGCTCTTCGAGAACTTCCGTCCCGGCACGATGGACAAGTACGGACTCTCCTACGCGCAGGCCGAGGCGCTCAACCCCGGCATCGTCTACTGCTCGGTGACCGGATTCGGATCCGGCGAAGGCGCCGGGCTGCCCGGCTACGACTTGCTGCTGCAAGCGGTCGGCGGGCTGATGAGCGTCACCGGTCCCGCGCCGGGACAGCCCGTCAAGACGGGTGTGGCGCTCGTCGACGTGCTCACCGGACTGCACGCGGCCGTGGGCGTCATGGCGGCGCTGCGCCACCGCGACGCGACCGGTGAGGGTCAGCACGTCGAGGTCGATCTGCTGTCCTCGCTGCTGTCGAGCATGGTGAACCAGGCGGGTGGCTACACCCTGGCCGGTCAGGTGCCGGGCATCCTCGGCAACCGTCACCCGTCCATCGCCCCGTACGAGGTCTACCGGGCGGCGGACCGGCCGCTGGTCGTCGCCGTCGGGAACGACCGGCAGTTCCAGGCACTGTGCCGGGGCCTGGGTGCCGAGGAGCTGGCCACCGATCCCCGGTTCGTCTCGAACGCGGACCGGGTGGCACACGTCGACGCGCTGGCCGAGGAGGTATCCACGCGGCTCGCAGCGCGCACCGCGGCCGAGTGGTTCGCCACGCTCACCCCGCTCGGGGTGCCCTGCGGCCCGGTCAACGACCTCGCGGGCGCCTTCGATCTCGCCGAGCGCCTGGGCCTGTCGCCGCAGGTCACACCGGCCGACGCGGACCCCGACGACCCCATGCGCCTGGTGGCCAACCCCATCGGGCTGTCCCGCACCCCGCCGCGCTACGAACGGCGGCCGCCGCGTGTCGGTGAGCACACCGAGGACCTCAGGCGCTGGCTGGATGGCTGA
- a CDS encoding class I SAM-dependent methyltransferase, whose amino-acid sequence MSQHTDHASQPTGHGHHQHASHGHRHGAPQGDHHDHGDLDWDVMGPMLEQEAEISRPQYEEAARWIAGLPTAPKVRRVLDIGSGPGVIACLLAEVFPEAEVVAVDGTAALLERTRARAERLGLGDRVGTRHADIPDDLEGLGEADLIWVGNALHHMGDQRAVLAGFAALLRPGGTVALAEGGLQPRRLPRDIGMGRPGLEARLEAINADRFENMRAALPGTKRETEDWSALFTAVGLEPQGTRSFLLDLPAPLPDRARDHVVAELTRRREMFEDDLSAEDIAVLDRLLDPEDPAGLRRRPDVFLLSARTVHLGRRS is encoded by the coding sequence ATGAGTCAGCACACCGATCACGCGAGTCAGCCCACCGGTCACGGCCATCACCAGCACGCCTCCCACGGCCACCGCCACGGCGCTCCGCAGGGAGACCACCACGACCACGGCGACCTCGACTGGGACGTCATGGGGCCGATGCTGGAGCAGGAGGCCGAGATCAGCCGGCCGCAGTACGAGGAGGCCGCCCGCTGGATCGCCGGGCTTCCCACGGCACCGAAGGTGCGCAGGGTGCTCGACATCGGCAGCGGACCGGGCGTCATCGCCTGCCTGCTCGCCGAGGTGTTCCCCGAGGCGGAGGTCGTCGCCGTCGACGGCACCGCGGCACTCCTGGAACGCACCCGCGCCCGCGCCGAACGGCTCGGCCTCGGCGACCGGGTCGGCACCCGGCACGCCGACATCCCCGACGACCTCGAAGGGCTCGGCGAGGCGGACCTCATCTGGGTCGGCAACGCCCTGCACCACATGGGAGACCAACGCGCCGTCCTCGCCGGATTCGCCGCACTGCTGCGCCCCGGCGGAACGGTCGCCCTGGCCGAGGGCGGTCTGCAGCCCCGCCGCCTCCCGCGCGACATCGGCATGGGGCGGCCCGGTCTGGAGGCCAGGCTCGAAGCGATCAACGCGGACCGGTTCGAGAACATGCGGGCCGCACTGCCCGGCACCAAGCGGGAGACCGAGGACTGGAGCGCCCTGTTCACCGCCGTGGGGCTGGAGCCGCAGGGCACCCGCAGCTTCCTGCTCGACCTTCCGGCACCGCTCCCCGACCGGGCCCGCGACCATGTCGTCGCCGAACTCACCCGTCGCCGCGAGATGTTCGAGGACGACCTCTCGGCCGAGGACATCGCCGTACTCGACCGGCTGCTCGACCCCGAGGACCCGGCCGGACTGCGTCGGCGCCCCGATGTCTTCCTGCTCTCGGCGCGGACCGTGCACCTGGGCCGCCGGAGCTGA
- a CDS encoding LysR family transcriptional regulator, whose translation MELELRHLRTVRAIADTGSLTKAAAALGLAQPALSAQLRRIEKALGGPLFDRDHTGARPTLLGELVLERARVVLPAVSELQEEAVRFANAWGTMERFRLGGTHGPLLGGLVDRLVAAHPAAPVSTYTSWSVGEIASQLIDGRLDFALIGTCGESPPPAHDRLTWQVIGIDPVFVMLPDTHRLAGEQELSLSALADECWVDVPGEGCFADCFVSACARAGFSPVSVYETDTASVVHLVQVGRAVGLCRATFPPTPGVVTRPITGSPLSWRHLLGWHPRSAAADAAAGAVNGHTRAAYAEAVKRSESCTRWLAAHPRFGAAM comes from the coding sequence ATGGAGCTGGAGTTGCGCCATCTGCGAACCGTACGTGCCATCGCCGACACCGGCAGCCTGACCAAGGCGGCCGCGGCCCTCGGGCTCGCCCAGCCCGCGCTGAGCGCACAGTTGCGGAGGATCGAGAAGGCGCTCGGCGGCCCGCTCTTCGACCGGGACCACACCGGCGCCCGGCCCACGCTCCTGGGCGAGCTGGTGCTGGAACGGGCCCGGGTGGTGCTGCCCGCCGTGAGCGAACTCCAGGAGGAGGCGGTGCGGTTCGCCAACGCCTGGGGAACCATGGAGCGCTTCCGGCTGGGCGGCACGCACGGACCGCTGCTCGGCGGCCTGGTGGACCGGCTGGTCGCCGCGCACCCGGCCGCGCCCGTGTCGACGTACACCTCCTGGTCGGTCGGCGAGATCGCCTCCCAACTCATCGACGGCAGGCTCGACTTCGCGCTCATCGGGACCTGCGGGGAGAGCCCGCCGCCGGCGCACGACCGGTTGACCTGGCAGGTCATCGGCATCGACCCGGTCTTCGTGATGCTGCCGGACACCCATCGGCTGGCCGGTGAGCAGGAGCTCAGCCTCTCCGCCCTTGCGGACGAGTGCTGGGTGGACGTGCCGGGCGAGGGCTGCTTCGCCGACTGTTTCGTCAGCGCCTGCGCGCGGGCCGGGTTCAGTCCGGTCTCGGTGTACGAGACGGACACGGCGTCCGTCGTCCACCTCGTGCAGGTGGGCCGGGCGGTCGGGCTGTGCCGGGCGACGTTCCCACCGACGCCCGGGGTGGTGACACGGCCGATCACCGGCTCGCCGCTCAGCTGGCGCCATCTGCTGGGCTGGCATCCTCGGTCGGCGGCGGCCGACGCGGCGGCGGGCGCGGTGAACGGGCACACCCGGGCGGCGTACGCGGAGGCGGTGAAGCGCAGCGAGAGCTGCACGCGCTGGCTCGCCGCGCACCCACGGTTCGGCGCGGCGATGTGA
- a CDS encoding 4a-hydroxytetrahydrobiopterin dehydratase, translating into MPAAPLSQQEIEDRLGELPGWSLEGDRITCTYRLHSHFAALGLTAHVAAIQDEMNHHSDLTLGYNTVSLSVNTHDAGGVVTESDLKLAARVAAIADGHGVR; encoded by the coding sequence ATGCCCGCCGCACCGCTGTCGCAGCAGGAGATCGAGGACCGACTGGGTGAACTGCCCGGCTGGTCGCTGGAAGGGGACCGGATCACCTGCACCTACCGGCTCCACAGCCACTTCGCCGCCCTCGGGCTTACCGCGCACGTCGCCGCGATCCAGGACGAGATGAACCACCACTCCGATCTGACCCTCGGCTACAACACCGTCTCCCTCTCCGTGAACACGCACGACGCGGGCGGTGTGGTCACCGAATCCGATCTGAAGCTGGCCGCGCGGGTAGCGGCGATCGCCGACGGGCACGGGGTGCGGTAG
- a CDS encoding helix-turn-helix domain-containing protein, with protein MTTVAIDTGVGPLLRSWREQRRISQLELALRADSSARHISFIETGRSRPSEEMILRLAEHLDIPVRERNALLLVGGYAPRYAQTAFDDPALDALREGMDRLLQAYEPYPALVVDGTYDVVAANRGMAMLMDPVAEHLLVPPLNAMRLTLHPEGLAPRILNLREWRADLLSQMERQIALARSAQLRELYEEVAGYPVPESTGSTGYVPAPSLPFALPLLIEHDGEVLSFVCSIATFNTPMDVTVAELAIETFLPADRATADHLRSLTS; from the coding sequence ATGACGACTGTGGCGATTGACACGGGGGTAGGGCCGCTGCTGCGCAGTTGGCGGGAGCAGCGCCGGATCAGCCAACTGGAGCTGGCGCTCCGTGCCGATTCCTCGGCCCGGCACATCTCCTTCATCGAGACGGGCCGTTCCCGCCCCAGCGAGGAGATGATCCTGCGGCTGGCCGAGCATCTCGACATCCCGGTCAGGGAGCGCAACGCCCTTCTGCTGGTGGGTGGTTACGCGCCCCGCTACGCACAGACCGCGTTCGACGACCCGGCTCTGGACGCGCTGCGCGAGGGGATGGACCGGCTGCTCCAGGCATACGAACCGTATCCGGCGCTGGTCGTCGACGGTACGTACGACGTGGTGGCGGCCAATCGGGGTATGGCGATGCTGATGGACCCGGTGGCCGAGCACCTGCTCGTACCGCCGCTGAACGCCATGCGGCTCACCCTGCACCCGGAGGGTCTGGCCCCGCGCATCCTCAATCTGCGGGAATGGCGGGCCGATCTGCTGTCCCAGATGGAACGTCAGATCGCCCTGGCCCGTTCGGCGCAGCTGCGTGAGCTGTACGAGGAGGTCGCGGGCTATCCCGTACCGGAGAGCACCGGCTCCACCGGCTACGTGCCCGCTCCGTCGCTGCCCTTCGCGCTGCCGTTGCTGATCGAGCACGACGGCGAAGTGCTCTCCTTCGTCTGCTCCATCGCGACGTTCAACACACCGATGGATGTGACGGTGGCCGAGCTGGCGATCGAAACGTTCCTGCCCGCCGACCGGGCCACCGCCGACCACCTGCGCTCGCTCACTTCCTGA
- a CDS encoding DUF1275 family protein, with protein MPGLLREAWSTVVPDLNDRHGPLPPLMLALTVVTGLVDAVSYLELGRVFVANMTGNVVFSGFAIAGAPGFSLAASLVALAAFAVGALLGGLIVHRTLTHRGRMLLYALLVETACVLAALIVTVASGHPFTGGVRFALVVLLGLGLGVQNAVSRALAVPDLTTTVLTLTITGILSDSRFAGGGGSRAGRRVLSAAAMMLGAVAGAAAVLHGHPRLPLLLAVAVLACVTVAAIAPARSGAPWTAPVVRK; from the coding sequence GTGCCCGGCCTGCTGCGTGAGGCATGGTCCACCGTCGTTCCGGACCTGAACGACCGTCATGGACCGCTGCCGCCCCTGATGCTCGCCCTGACCGTCGTCACCGGCCTGGTCGACGCCGTCAGCTATCTGGAACTGGGCCGGGTGTTCGTGGCCAACATGACCGGGAACGTGGTCTTCTCCGGTTTCGCCATCGCCGGAGCACCGGGGTTCTCGCTCGCCGCGTCGCTCGTCGCGCTCGCCGCGTTCGCGGTCGGTGCACTGCTCGGCGGCCTGATCGTGCACCGCACCCTGACGCACCGCGGCCGGATGCTGCTGTACGCGCTCCTCGTGGAGACCGCCTGCGTCCTGGCCGCACTGATCGTCACCGTGGCCTCCGGCCACCCCTTCACCGGCGGGGTCCGCTTCGCGCTCGTCGTGCTGCTCGGTCTGGGACTCGGCGTGCAGAACGCGGTCTCCAGGGCGCTGGCGGTACCCGATCTCACCACGACCGTGCTGACCCTGACCATCACCGGCATCCTCTCCGACAGCCGGTTCGCCGGCGGAGGCGGCAGCCGGGCGGGACGGCGGGTCCTCTCGGCCGCCGCGATGATGCTCGGTGCGGTCGCCGGCGCCGCGGCCGTACTGCACGGACACCCGAGACTTCCGCTGCTGCTCGCCGTGGCCGTCCTGGCCTGCGTGACCGTCGCCGCGATCGCGCCGGCGCGCTCCGGGGCACCGTGGACCGCTCCGGTCGTCAGGAAGTGA
- the secD gene encoding protein translocase subunit SecD, with protein sequence MTRATTVRAVLAAAVLLVSVLITLTMSPRLGLDLQGGTRMVLQAKDSDTAKADRDSTDRTLEVLRQRIDSLGVAEPTLTRSGEDRIIVELPDVQDPRKAAEVIGRTAQLSFHAVQGQGTPTEKKPGAPGTPSGEKSGDGPTLPDEQGRALDLGPARLSGAGVKDATAAFDAQQGAGWTVSLDFHKDAGRDWTRLTGEAACHPVQDDRRRVAIVLDEQIISSPQVSPSVACNAGLPSGSTQITGSFSADEARELALLIKGGALPLPVEIVEQRTVGPTLGAAAIDASARAALIGAAATALFITIVYRLFGALAAVALGAYGLISYAALVALGVTLTLPGLAGFVLAIGMAVDANVLVFERAREEHTQHPGRSLRSSLTAGFRGAWSAVADSNVTTLIAAGLLFFLGSGPVKGFGVTLAIGVLASMFSALVIARALTEIAAGSRFVGDYRGVNGISGPGRVRTWLNRRDPQLMRSPRRWLLISSALVVVAVIGIFVRGVNLGVEFTGGRLVEYSTSRPVDVEQARTALAGAGFGDAEVTTAGAGDISVRTGKLDNDGEHALRAALEEEGGKTTKVRDELIGPSLGDELRRNALIALGIAVLVQLAYLAIRFRWTFAVGSVAALVHDVIILVGAFAWLGRTVDGIFLAALLTVIGYSVNDSVVVFDRVRELWAKARRAPVAEVANRAVLQTVPRTLNTGMGALFILTALAVLGGDSLADFALALLIGICVGTYSSVMTAVPAALVLERSSKAPPPARKRAPGRRSGTRTARRDPLDNGARV encoded by the coding sequence ATGACTCGCGCCACCACGGTGCGAGCGGTTCTGGCTGCGGCCGTACTGCTCGTCTCCGTGCTCATCACGCTGACCATGTCACCCAGACTCGGCCTCGATCTTCAGGGCGGCACCAGAATGGTGCTCCAGGCCAAGGACTCGGACACCGCGAAGGCGGACCGGGACAGCACCGACCGCACCCTGGAGGTACTTCGCCAGCGCATCGACTCCCTCGGCGTCGCCGAACCCACGCTGACCCGCTCCGGCGAGGACCGGATCATCGTCGAACTCCCGGACGTCCAGGACCCCCGCAAGGCCGCCGAGGTCATCGGCAGAACCGCCCAGCTCAGCTTCCACGCGGTCCAGGGGCAGGGCACACCGACCGAGAAGAAGCCCGGCGCGCCCGGCACGCCGAGCGGCGAGAAGTCCGGCGACGGGCCGACGCTCCCCGACGAGCAGGGCCGCGCCCTCGACCTCGGCCCGGCCAGGCTCTCCGGCGCGGGTGTCAAGGACGCCACCGCCGCCTTCGACGCCCAGCAGGGCGCGGGCTGGACCGTCTCCCTCGACTTCCACAAGGACGCGGGCCGGGACTGGACCCGGCTGACCGGCGAAGCCGCCTGCCACCCGGTCCAGGACGACCGGCGCCGCGTCGCCATCGTCCTCGACGAGCAGATCATCTCCTCGCCGCAGGTCTCGCCCTCCGTCGCCTGCAACGCCGGACTGCCCTCCGGATCCACCCAGATCACCGGATCGTTCAGCGCGGACGAGGCCCGCGAACTGGCGCTGCTGATCAAGGGCGGTGCCCTGCCGCTCCCCGTCGAGATCGTCGAGCAGCGGACCGTCGGCCCGACGCTCGGCGCCGCCGCCATCGACGCCAGCGCACGGGCCGCCCTCATCGGCGCCGCCGCCACCGCGCTCTTCATCACCATCGTGTACCGGCTCTTCGGCGCACTGGCCGCCGTCGCACTCGGCGCCTACGGACTGATCTCCTACGCGGCCCTGGTGGCCCTCGGCGTCACCCTCACCCTTCCGGGCCTTGCCGGATTCGTCCTGGCCATCGGGATGGCGGTCGACGCCAATGTGCTGGTCTTCGAGCGGGCCAGGGAGGAACACACCCAGCACCCGGGCCGCTCGCTGCGCTCCTCGCTGACCGCCGGTTTCCGTGGCGCCTGGAGCGCCGTCGCCGACTCCAACGTGACGACGCTGATCGCGGCCGGGCTGCTCTTCTTCCTCGGCTCGGGACCGGTGAAGGGCTTCGGAGTCACCCTCGCCATCGGCGTGCTGGCCTCCATGTTCTCCGCGCTCGTCATCGCCCGCGCACTCACCGAGATCGCCGCCGGCTCCCGGTTCGTCGGCGACTACCGGGGCGTCAACGGCATCTCCGGCCCCGGCCGGGTGCGCACCTGGCTGAACCGCCGCGACCCCCAGCTGATGCGGTCCCCGCGCCGCTGGCTGCTGATCTCCTCGGCACTGGTCGTCGTCGCCGTCATCGGCATCTTCGTACGCGGCGTCAACCTGGGCGTCGAATTCACCGGCGGCCGGCTCGTCGAGTACTCGACGAGCCGGCCCGTCGACGTGGAGCAGGCCCGCACCGCACTGGCCGGCGCCGGCTTCGGCGACGCCGAGGTCACCACGGCGGGCGCGGGCGACATCTCCGTACGGACCGGGAAACTCGACAACGACGGCGAACACGCCCTGCGCGCCGCCCTTGAGGAAGAGGGCGGCAAGACCACCAAGGTCCGCGACGAACTCATCGGCCCCAGCCTCGGCGACGAACTGCGGCGCAACGCCCTGATCGCGCTCGGCATCGCCGTCCTCGTCCAGCTGGCGTATCTGGCGATCAGATTCCGCTGGACGTTCGCGGTGGGCTCGGTCGCGGCGCTGGTCCACGACGTCATCATCCTGGTCGGCGCCTTCGCCTGGCTGGGGCGCACCGTCGACGGCATCTTCCTGGCGGCGCTCCTCACCGTCATCGGGTACTCCGTCAACGACTCGGTGGTGGTCTTCGACCGGGTGCGGGAACTGTGGGCGAAGGCCCGCCGCGCACCCGTCGCCGAGGTCGCCAACCGGGCCGTCCTCCAGACCGTCCCGAGAACGCTCAACACCGGAATGGGGGCCCTCTTCATCCTCACCGCACTTGCCGTACTGGGCGGTGACTCGCTGGCCGACTTCGCGCTCGCCCTGCTGATCGGCATCTGCGTCGGCACGTACTCCTCGGTGATGACCGCCGTCCCGGCCGCCCTGGTCCTGGAACGGAGCAGCAAGGCACCGCCGCCCGCCCGGAAGCGGGCCCCAGGCCGCCGCTCCGGCACGAGAACGGCGCGTCGCGACCCGCTCGACAACGGAGCACGCGTCTAG
- a CDS encoding rod shape-determining protein, protein MRSLHDGRRPVPSARRGHRGVTRGLALDLGSSRTRVWVPGHGVLADTDVRDGSGTESGHGSPVRRGRIVDPESCGRLLGRIADTALGTDRTGSVIVVSHPVLAGARHRAEAAELIAALGPTTVIALDSARAAAACAGPRTGGPLLVVDIGAGLTEATVLVDGQVRDARQAETGLDDLDPAQPPTAVVRTVLDMVMEMWKQDRHGAVLGALRKGPLLAGGGAARPDITNRIAVRLGVPVRLADDPATAVVRGAGLVLSSVLRQAGAAPALTGRTG, encoded by the coding sequence ATGCGTTCTCTGCACGACGGGCGGCGTCCCGTCCCGTCCGCCCGCCGGGGCCACCGGGGTGTCACCCGTGGCCTCGCCCTCGATCTCGGCAGCTCCCGCACCCGCGTCTGGGTGCCCGGACACGGCGTCCTGGCCGACACCGACGTCCGCGACGGCTCCGGTACGGAGTCGGGGCACGGCAGCCCGGTCCGGCGGGGGCGCATCGTCGACCCCGAGTCCTGCGGCCGGCTGCTCGGCCGTATCGCCGACACGGCACTGGGCACGGACCGCACCGGCTCCGTGATCGTGGTCAGCCACCCCGTCCTCGCCGGCGCACGGCACCGCGCCGAGGCGGCGGAACTGATCGCGGCCCTGGGGCCGACGACCGTCATCGCCCTGGACAGCGCGCGGGCCGCCGCCGCATGCGCCGGACCACGGACCGGCGGGCCGCTGCTCGTCGTCGACATCGGCGCCGGGCTGACCGAGGCGACCGTGCTCGTCGACGGACAGGTCCGCGACGCCCGCCAGGCCGAGACCGGGCTGGACGACCTCGACCCGGCACAGCCGCCCACCGCGGTCGTCCGCACCGTCCTGGACATGGTCATGGAGATGTGGAAGCAGGACCGGCACGGCGCCGTCCTCGGGGCTCTGCGCAAGGGCCCGTTGCTCGCCGGGGGCGGGGCCGCCCGGCCCGACATCACCAACCGGATCGCGGTCCGCCTCGGCGTACCGGTCCGTCTCGCCGACGACCCGGCGACCGCGGTCGTACGCGGAGCGGGTCTGGTACTCAGCTCCGTACTCCGCCAGGCCGGCGCGGCACCGGCCCTGACCGGCCGAACCGGGTGA